GAATTTGGTCATGACTCGCATGGAGGTTGAACAGCTGTATCGCGATTCGCAATCGATGAATCATGAGCTGCAAGTACAATCGGAGGAATTGCAGGTACAATCCGAAGAACTGCAAGCACAGACAGAAGAATTGCAAATGCAGACAGAAGAACTGCAAATGCTGAACGAGCGATTGGAGCAAGGCAAGATGGCAGCGGAAAGTACAGCGATTGAGCTGGACAAATACGCACAGCAATTGCAGGTTAGCTCGCGTTACAAATCCGAGTTCTTGGCGAATATGTCGCATGAGCTGCGTACACCACTGAACAGTATGCTCATTCTGTCGCAGATTCTGGCAGAGAATGGCTCCGGCAATCTGGCGGCAAAAGAGCAGGAATATGCTTCGATCATTCACTCGTCCGGTAAGGACCTACTGAATCTGATCAATGATATTCTCGATCTGTCCAAAGTGGAAGCTGGCAAAATGCAGCTGGAAATCAATCCGATCAGCGTCACCGCGATGGTGGAGCAAATGGAACGCAGCTTCCGCGAAACGGCGGCACTGCGCGATCTGTACTTCAAGGTTGAGGTGGACTCGAAGGTGCCGGACCTGATCTATTCGGATGAATTGCGGATTCAGCAGGTGCTGCGCAATCTGTTGTCCAATGCGTTCAAGTTTACCCAGACGGGCGGCGTTACCTTGCAGGTAGAGAAGATGAATCGCATCCAGAATGCTGATTACGACAATGCACAGCCGATGCTAGCATTCAGTGTCAGCGATACGGGGATTGGTATTTCCGCCGAAAATCGCGATGTGATCTTTGAAGCGTTCCGTCAGGCAGACGGTGCGACTGCACGCAAATATGGCGGTACAGGTCTAGGGCTGTCCATCTCCTCCCAGCTGGCAAGTCTGCTGGGCGGCACGATCCATCTGGAAAGCAAGCTGAACGAGGGTAGTATCTTTACCTTCTATATTCCGTGCATGGTGACCGATCCGAATTCGGAGCATGCCATGTTTGAAATGAATGACTCGCTGCCGCTGAATCGTACGCTGTTTGTAGAGGAAGGAACGTTGTCCTCTGCGGATCGTCTAGATTCGTATATGACAAGTGGTGAGCGTCCGCTGCTGCATACCGACCATACGTTGTCTGGAGCGCACGCTGGATTAAGCGCAGATGACGCAGCGATTGCACAATCGCAAGCGCCAGGAACTGACATTTTGAATGGCAAAAAGATTCTCATTGTGGATGACGATATTCGCAATGTATATGCGCTGACCAGTATGTTGGAGCGCTATAGTATGAATATTGTCATTTCTCAAAATGGACGCGATGCGCTGGAAATCCTGCATATGGATCAGGATATCGATCTGATTTTGATGGATATTATGATGCCGGAGCTGGATGGATACGAAACGATGAAAACGGTACGTAACCTGTACGGCTACAGCGAAGTGCCAATCATCGTGCTAACTGCCAAAGCGATGAAAGAAGATCGTGAGAAGAGTGTTCAAGCAGGAGCAACCGATTATATGAGCAAACCGCTGCAAATGCAAGACGTATTACAGCGTGTTCGTTACTGGTTGCATCAGCAGGCTACACGTTATTCTGCACATTGAGGCAAATTCACTCATAAACTGCATGATTCAAAGGCTCGGATATCCCGTCAACGACGCGGTATCCGAGCTTTTTTGCTATCAGATAGCGCTCCTTTAAAAATATGTAAAGCAACTTAGTTATATAGGTCTTAATACCCTTGATGTGTTCATTTTTAAATAGTACATTTTTACTACAAACGTGGTGAGCTACGTCATCTTTTCATCATATTCACTTGCACTTCAATCATGGACTTGTACAGCACGATCGGAAGCAGGGCACCCGTTCATTTTGTCAGAAAGGAAGATTACAGATGAATATCAGTTCAAGCCCTGGGTATGCCTCCAGCAGTAGCTTGCAGCAGAGCTATCCTGCCAAAAGTAGTGGCGTTGATGCAACGGATACCGATGTCCCGAAGCAGAAGCAGGAACAGGACAATAGCGATCCACAGGTACAGGCAGAAAAAGCCAAGGAACAAAAGCTGAAGGATCAAAAGATTCAGGATCAAAAACAGCAGGACAAGCTGGCAGAGGAACAGAAAACGGAACGAAAAGAAGAGTACAAAAAAGAGGACAAAGCCAAAGAGGTCCGCAAAAAAGATATGGACACGTTGTTCGACAAGCAGCAGCATGAACAGCAGGCAAGCAACAAAACCGCTCATGATGTGCTGATCGAAAGCATTTACAGCAAGCTAGGCACAGACAGTCAGTTGCCAGTAACCAAAAACAATTACGAGGACACGATCAAAAATCTCGTCAGTCGCGGATTTCAGGTGAGCGCGGACGAAGAACGCTTGACCATTTCGTCCAAGATTCATCAGCTAAAGCTAGAAATCAGTAAAGATTCCTATGAGCAGTACATGCAGTCCCTTTATCTCAAAGCGGGTCTGGCATCTAGTAGCGATATCGCAACAGATCCATCCGATAGCGATAGTACGACCGAGCCGATCGGCGGCAGCATTAGCATCGGTACGGGCAGCGGTTCTACAGGCAATTCTTCATCGGATTCTGCAAATACAGGCACATCGACGCAACCGACAACTTCTCCTTCCACAGACAGCACCAATCAAGGCAATGCTTCGCATGACACCAGCACGACCACACCAGTAGCAAACGATTCAGGTCATGCTCCATCACCTACTGCCAGC
The DNA window shown above is from Paenibacillus sp. JQZ6Y-1 and carries:
- a CDS encoding CHASE3 domain-containing protein, with product MPNGAKWSIRTKIVAGYIVIIICLGVVLTMMSSRVNQLEEESRYINDHDLEVHNLTNALEKHVLDMETGQRGFALTGEESYLVPYNDAATQWESDYNELLSLIAGNALQQSNLETIKTGIQGWINDAGTPVIQMKRDGNTAGLTRFFASDPGKQQIDQLRTELDAFRTSEKALTTARIEATSASNERLLMMMISVWVLLGVVSILTAIFISRQIVRTINDVRDTVRGIATGGNLKTRIEIQSRDEVGELAEAANELLDHVQYENWVKDQIAQAATRFQEAADADALAAILLTKGNKWFHAPYGIAYLQSNDGTWHRAASFAVDNKEAELGTEMIQQGRGLTGQCIAERRMLELHPLPADYVRNVSSGLGQAELQAMVAAPVIFEGKVITVVEFALLQPLTEQQKHLFQQLLDIFAVTMNLVMTRMEVEQLYRDSQSMNHELQVQSEELQVQSEELQAQTEELQMQTEELQMLNERLEQGKMAAESTAIELDKYAQQLQVSSRYKSEFLANMSHELRTPLNSMLILSQILAENGSGNLAAKEQEYASIIHSSGKDLLNLINDILDLSKVEAGKMQLEINPISVTAMVEQMERSFRETAALRDLYFKVEVDSKVPDLIYSDELRIQQVLRNLLSNAFKFTQTGGVTLQVEKMNRIQNADYDNAQPMLAFSVSDTGIGISAENRDVIFEAFRQADGATARKYGGTGLGLSISSQLASLLGGTIHLESKLNEGSIFTFYIPCMVTDPNSEHAMFEMNDSLPLNRTLFVEEGTLSSADRLDSYMTSGERPLLHTDHTLSGAHAGLSADDAAIAQSQAPGTDILNGKKILIVDDDIRNVYALTSMLERYSMNIVISQNGRDALEILHMDQDIDLILMDIMMPELDGYETMKTVRNLYGYSEVPIIVLTAKAMKEDREKSVQAGATDYMSKPLQMQDVLQRVRYWLHQQATRYSAH